The following proteins are encoded in a genomic region of [Eubacterium] hominis:
- a CDS encoding ATP-binding protein, with protein MFPIKYIDNNLVWNKDNEVFAYYELIPYNYSFLSAEQKFIVHDSFRQLIAQSREGKIHALQIATESSIRSMQEQSKKLVTGKLKEVAYQKIDEQTEALVSMIGDNQVDYRFFLGFKLMVTEEQLNLKNIKKSAWLTFTEFLHEVNHTLMNDFVSMPNDEINRYMKMEKLLENKISRRFKVRRLEINDFGYLMEHLYGRDGIAYEDYEYQLPKKKLNKETLIKYYDLIRPTRCVIEESQRYLRLEHGDKESYVSYFTVNAIVGELDFPSSEIFYFQQQQFTFPVDTSMNVEIVENRKALTTVRNKKKELKDLDNHAYQAGSETSSNVVDALDSVDELETDLDQGKESMYKLSYVIRVSAPDLDELKRRCDEVKDFYDDLNVKLVRPAGDMLGLHSEFLPASKRYINDYVQYVKSDFLAGLGFGATQQLGETTGIYMGYSVDTGRNVYLQPSLASQGVKGTVTNALASAFVGSLGGGKSFCNNLLVYYSVLFGGQAVILDPKSERGNWKETLPEIAHEINIVNLTSDKDNAGLLDPFVIMKNVKDAESLAIDILTFLTGISSRDGEKFPVLRKAVRSVTQSDSRGLLHVIDELRREDTPISRNIADHIDSFTDYDFAHLLFSDGTVENAISLDNQLNIIQVADLVLPDKDTTFEEYTTIELLSVSMLIVISTFALDFIHSDRSIFKIVDLDEAWAFLNVAQGETLSNKLVRAGRAMQAGVYFVTQSSGDVSKESLKNNIGLKFAFRSTDINEIKQTLEFFGIDKDDENNQKRLRNLENGQCLLQDLYGRVGVVQIHPVFEELLHAFDTRPPVQRNEVE; from the coding sequence ATGTTCCCGATAAAATATATTGACAACAACCTTGTCTGGAACAAGGACAATGAGGTGTTCGCCTACTATGAGCTGATACCATACAATTATTCTTTCCTATCCGCAGAGCAGAAATTTATCGTGCATGACAGTTTTCGACAGCTTATCGCCCAGTCCCGTGAGGGTAAAATTCATGCGTTGCAGATTGCCACAGAAAGCTCAATCCGCAGTATGCAGGAACAGTCAAAGAAGCTGGTAACCGGAAAATTAAAGGAAGTTGCCTATCAGAAGATAGACGAACAGACCGAAGCGTTAGTATCTATGATTGGGGACAATCAAGTGGACTACCGCTTTTTTCTTGGCTTTAAGCTCATGGTTACGGAAGAACAGCTCAATCTGAAGAACATCAAAAAATCGGCGTGGCTGACGTTTACGGAATTTCTCCATGAAGTGAACCACACGCTGATGAATGATTTTGTTTCCATGCCGAATGATGAAATCAACCGTTACATGAAAATGGAAAAACTTCTGGAAAATAAAATCTCCCGTCGCTTTAAGGTGCGTCGCTTGGAAATCAATGATTTTGGGTATCTTATGGAACATCTTTACGGCAGGGACGGTATTGCCTATGAAGATTATGAGTATCAGCTACCAAAGAAGAAATTGAACAAAGAAACTCTGATAAAATACTACGACCTTATCCGTCCGACAAGGTGTGTGATTGAGGAAAGCCAGCGGTATTTACGATTGGAACATGGGGACAAGGAAAGCTATGTGTCTTATTTTACCGTCAATGCGATTGTAGGCGAGCTTGATTTTCCGTCAAGTGAAATCTTTTATTTCCAGCAACAGCAATTCACATTCCCCGTTGATACTTCTATGAATGTAGAAATCGTGGAGAACAGGAAGGCTCTTACCACAGTAAGAAATAAGAAAAAGGAATTGAAAGACCTTGACAATCACGCTTATCAAGCAGGAAGTGAAACCAGCTCAAATGTGGTGGACGCATTAGACAGCGTGGACGAACTGGAAACAGACTTAGACCAGGGCAAAGAAAGTATGTATAAGTTAAGCTACGTGATACGGGTGTCTGCACCCGATCTTGACGAGCTGAAACGCCGTTGTGATGAAGTCAAGGACTTTTACGACGACCTCAATGTAAAGCTGGTGCGTCCTGCTGGGGATATGCTGGGGCTTCATTCTGAATTTCTTCCTGCCAGCAAGCGATATATCAATGATTATGTGCAGTATGTAAAATCAGACTTCTTGGCAGGACTTGGCTTTGGTGCTACCCAGCAGTTAGGGGAAACTACGGGTATCTATATGGGATATTCCGTTGATACGGGAAGAAATGTGTACCTGCAACCGTCCCTTGCCAGTCAAGGTGTAAAAGGTACAGTTACCAACGCCCTTGCTTCTGCTTTTGTCGGTTCGCTTGGCGGTGGGAAGTCGTTCTGCAACAATCTTCTGGTGTACTACTCTGTTCTCTTTGGGGGACAAGCGGTTATCTTAGACCCTAAAAGTGAGCGTGGCAACTGGAAAGAAACACTTCCAGAAATCGCCCATGAAATCAATATCGTAAACCTTACCAGCGACAAGGACAATGCAGGACTTCTTGACCCATTTGTGATTATGAAGAATGTAAAAGACGCTGAAAGTCTGGCTATCGACATCTTGACATTTTTAACGGGTATTTCCTCTAGGGACGGCGAAAAATTCCCCGTGTTACGAAAAGCGGTGCGTTCCGTTACCCAGAGCGACAGTCGAGGTTTGCTCCATGTGATAGACGAGCTACGCCGTGAAGATACACCCATATCAAGAAATATTGCAGACCATATTGACAGCTTCACGGACTATGATTTTGCACACCTGCTGTTTTCGGACGGTACGGTAGAAAATGCTATCAGTCTGGATAACCAGCTCAATATCATTCAAGTAGCCGACCTTGTCTTGCCAGATAAGGACACGACCTTTGAGGAATACACGACCATTGAATTATTGTCGGTGTCTATGCTGATTGTGATTAGTACCTTTGCCCTTGATTTTATCCATTCGGACAGAAGCATTTTCAAGATTGTCGATTTGGACGAAGCGTGGGCGTTCTTAAACGTGGCACAAGGCGAAACTTTATCAAATAAGCTGGTTCGTGCTGGACGAGCTATGCAGGCAGGCGTTTATTTCGTTACACAATCTTCTGGCGACGTATCAAAGGAAAGTCTGAAAAACAATATCGGCTTGAAATTTGCCTTTCGTTCTACGGACATTAACGAGATAAAGCAGACCTTAGAGTTTTTCGGTATCGACAAGGACGACGAGAACAACCAGAAACGCTTGCGTAATTTAGAGAACGGACAATGCTTATTGCAGGACTTATACGGGCGTGTCGGTGTGGTACAGATACACCCAGTCTTTGAAGAACTGTTACACGCTTTTGATACCAGACCGCCCGTACAGAGAAATGAGGTGGAGTGA
- a CDS encoding conjugal transfer protein: protein MKKIKSYTGIWNVEKVLYAINDFNLPFPVTFTQITWFVITEFLIILFGDIPPLSMIEGAFLKYFGIPVALTWFMSQKTFDGKKPYSFLKSQITYALRPKITYGGKAVKLHKQILNETITAVRSVNYVPDKIY from the coding sequence TTGAAAAAGATTAAATCTTATACGGGTATCTGGAACGTGGAAAAAGTCTTATATGCAATCAATGACTTTAACTTACCCTTTCCCGTTACCTTTACACAGATTACATGGTTTGTGATTACGGAATTTCTCATCATTCTGTTTGGGGATATTCCCCCACTTTCCATGATTGAGGGAGCATTTCTCAAATACTTCGGTATTCCCGTTGCTCTCACTTGGTTTATGTCGCAGAAAACCTTTGACGGAAAGAAGCCGTACAGCTTTTTGAAATCACAGATAACCTATGCCCTGCGACCTAAAATCACTTATGGAGGAAAAGCCGTAAAACTGCATAAGCAGATATTGAACGAAACAATCACGGCAGTAAGGAGTGTGAACTATGTTCCCGATAAAATATATTGA
- a CDS encoding antirestriction protein ArdA, which yields MIDDMAVYIANLGKYNEGYLVGAWFTFPIDEEDVTEKIGLNEQYEEYAIHDTDNFPIDIGEYVSIEELNEMYEMIEELPDYIVECLNEFISHYGTLEEVVEHKDDIYYYPDCETMTDVAYYYIDELQALGDIPPSLQNYIDYEAYGRDLDMGGCFIETSRGMCEIPY from the coding sequence ATGATTGATGATATGGCGGTTTATATTGCGAACCTTGGCAAATACAACGAGGGCTATTTAGTGGGTGCTTGGTTCACTTTCCCCATTGACGAGGAAGATGTAACAGAAAAAATCGGCTTGAATGAACAGTATGAGGAATACGCTATCCATGATACCGACAACTTCCCTATCGACATAGGGGAATATGTTTCCATTGAAGAACTCAATGAGATGTATGAAATGATAGAGGAACTTCCCGACTATATCGTAGAGTGTCTGAACGAATTTATCAGCCACTACGGAACGCTGGAAGAAGTCGTGGAACATAAGGACGATATTTATTATTATCCCGATTGTGAAACCATGACAGACGTTGCCTACTACTACATAGACGAATTACAGGCACTTGGGGATATTCCACCCAGCTTGCAGAACTACATTGACTATGAAGCCTACGGGCGAGATTTGGATATGGGCGGTTGCTTCATTGAAACAAGCCGAGGTATGTGCGAAATACCATATTAA